A genome region from Arachis duranensis cultivar V14167 chromosome 6, aradu.V14167.gnm2.J7QH, whole genome shotgun sequence includes the following:
- the LOC107492205 gene encoding probable protein phosphatase 2C 34, with protein sequence MGHLSSMLNGLARWKKGKSSGRCVGRDAAEAMAREAKKNDLILCSSGTVNVDGSKNYASIFSKKGQKGVNQDCCVVWEEYGCQEDMIFCGIFDGHGPWGHFVAKKVRETMPSSLLCNWQEALAQSPLDPEIDVEQEKKQNRFNIWKHSYLKTCAAIDQELFRYRKIDSFYSGTTALSVVRQGELIVIANVGDSRAVLATSSDDGSLVPVQLTVDFKPNLPQEAERILQCQGRVFCLHDEPGVHRVWLPDEDSPGLAMSRAFGDYCIKDYGIISVPEVTHRHISTKDQFVVLATDGVWDVISNEEAVDIVSSTAEKSKSAKRLVECAAHAWKRKRRGIAMDDISAICLFFHSSSSPHQVTSLATLK encoded by the exons ATGGGGCATTTATCTTCTATGTTGAATGGTTTGGCGAGGTGGAAGAAGGGAAAAAGTTCTGGCAGATGTGTCGGTAGAGATGCTGCTGAAGCTATGGCAAGGGAAGCCAAGAAAAATGACTTGATTCTATGCAGTTCCGGCACTGTCAATGTTGATGGTTCAAAGAACTATGCCTCAATCTTTTCCAAGAAAGGCCAGAAAGGTGTGAACCAAGATTGCTGTGTAGTCTGGGag GAATATGGGTGCCAAGAGGACATGATATTCTGTGGGATATTTGATGGGCATGGGCCATGGGGTCACTTTGTGGCAAAGAAAGTGAGAGAGACAATGCCATCATCTTTGCTATGCAATTGGCAGGAGGCACTTGCACAATCTCCTCTTGATCCTGAGATTGATGTTGAGCAAGAGAAGAAGCAGAACCGTTTCAACATATGGAAGCACTCTTACTTGAAGACTTGTGCTGCCATTGATCAAGAACTCTTTCGCTACCGCAAGATCGACTCCTTTTACAGTGGAACCACTGCTCTTTCAGTTGTTAGACAG GGTGAACTCATCGTTATAGCAAATGTAGGTGATTCCCGTGCTGTGTTAGCTACATCATCAGATGATGGAAGTTTGGTTCCAGTTCAATTAACAGTTGATTTCAAGCCCAATTTGCCCC AGGAGGCAGAGAGAATATTGCAGTGCCAGGGGAGGGTGTTCTGCTTACATGATGAACCAGGGGTGCATAGGGTGTGGCTGCCGGACGAGGACTCGCCGGGACTCGCCATGTCGAGGGCTTTTGGTGATTACTGCATCAAAGATTATGGTATTATATCAGTACCTGAGGTCACACACAGACATATAAGCACCAAAGACCAGTTTGTTGTGCTAGCCACTGATGGG GTTTGGGATGTGATCTCCAATGAAGAAGCAGTGGACATTGTATCATCAACAGCGGAGAAATCAAAGTCGGCGAAGCGATTGGTGGAGTGCGCGGCGCACGCATGGAAGCGCAAGAGGCGGGGGATAGCCATGGATGACATTTCAGCTATTTgtctcttcttccattcttcttcttcacctcaCCAAGTTACCTCACTTGCCACTCTAAAATAG